From a region of the Mercurialis annua linkage group LG1-X, ddMerAnnu1.2, whole genome shotgun sequence genome:
- the LOC126668347 gene encoding uncharacterized protein LOC126668347 → MVSAHNLSFIGLVESKKELIDEFLVRKIWPNLDFSFDFVPFIGASGGLLLIWNKVLLNNFSVSKGARWICMDFAHNNALYRHVLICASNVTYDRSLLWHELNHLMGFMGIIFSSGDFNETMAHEERLNSTGFTALMLALRDFVNNCELLDLPLQGRLFTWQNSYSKSRIDRCLISATACPLWPNMTLSTLPSGQSDHVPICFRSENGIDWGLKPFSSVDASWDHDAFGGFVNDSWSLVYENSHNLVEQFEEEKTEYGNLKLALWEAEKRVESLLIQKSRLKWNLEDDKNTKFFHSIASNHYRNNYIASILVDGIIYTEPQDICFHIREFYYKLYSRQDTTDFVISVLNFATLNTV, encoded by the exons ATGGTCTCTGCacataatttatcttttattggcTTGGTGGAATCTAAAAAAGAACTCATCGATGAATTTCTTGTTAGGAAAATATGGCCTAATCtagatttttcttttgattttgttccttTTATTGGTGCTTCGGGTGGTTTGTTGCTCATTTGGAATAAGGtattattgaataatttttctGTTTCGAAGGGTGCTAGATGGATTTGTATGGATTTTGCTCATAATAATGCCTTGTATCGTCATGTCCTTATTTGTGCTAGTAACGTGACATATGATAGATCTTTATTATGGCATGAATTGAACCACCTTATGGGTTTTATGGGTATCATTTTTTCTAGTGGTGACTTTAATGAAACCATGGCTCATGAAGAAAGGTTGAATAGTACGGGTTTTACTGCATTGATGCTAGCTTTGCGTGATTTTGTCAACAACTGTGAATTGCTGGATCTACCTCTGCAAGGAAGGCTTTTCACTTGGCAAAACTCTTACTCCAAATCTCGCATAGATAGATGTTTGATTTCGGCAACTGCATGTCCTTTGTGGCCGAATATGACCTTATCTACTCTGCCGAGTGGCCAATCGGACCATGTTCCTATTTGTTTCCGCTCTGAAAATGGCATAGATTGGGGTCTAAAACCGTTTAGTTCGGTTGATGCTTCGTGGGATCATGATGCTTTTGGTGGTTTTGTCAATGACAGTTGGAGTTTGGTCTATGAAAATTCTCATAATCTTGT AGAGCAATTTGAAGAGGAGAAGACCGAGTATGGCAATCTTAAATTAGCTCTGTGGGAGGCAGAGAAAAGGGTGGAATCTCTTTTGATTCAGAAATCAAGGCTTAAGTGGAATTTAGAGGATGATAAGAACACGAAGTTTTTTCACAGCATAGCTTCGAATCACTATAGAAACAATTACATTGCTTCTATTCTGGTGGATGGGATTATTTATACTGAGCCTCAGGATATCTGTTTTCATATCAGAGAGTTTTACTATAAACTCTATAGTCGGCAGGATACAACCGATTTTGTCATCTCTGTTTTAAACTTTGCAACACTCAACACTGTGTAG